From Synoicihabitans lomoniglobus, the proteins below share one genomic window:
- a CDS encoding nuclear transport factor 2 family protein, with protein sequence MSGILLQRWFRLFVLGATLAGANVAPAADAARAETKALIQGFLKAWETGDAVTFKAALHPDVLFAYPGGRLGYDEVVALFGDYQSEKTDIKIYFADFFITDGDRYVTAYQFAATDRATEQRFAVGTGVVCRVADGKIVLFKEYWDSELAARQKAGELPLDEGGITPWPSSVWLRPDTID encoded by the coding sequence ATGTCCGGGATACTCCTACAACGTTGGTTTCGATTGTTCGTCCTCGGGGCGACGCTCGCCGGAGCGAATGTCGCCCCGGCGGCGGATGCGGCAAGGGCGGAAACCAAAGCTCTGATCCAGGGTTTCCTCAAAGCCTGGGAAACGGGCGACGCCGTCACCTTCAAGGCGGCGTTGCACCCGGACGTCCTGTTTGCCTATCCGGGCGGACGACTCGGCTATGACGAGGTGGTGGCGCTCTTCGGCGACTACCAATCGGAAAAGACCGACATCAAAATCTACTTCGCGGACTTCTTCATCACCGACGGTGATCGTTATGTCACGGCTTACCAGTTTGCCGCCACCGATCGCGCCACCGAGCAACGGTTCGCAGTCGGGACCGGCGTGGTCTGTCGCGTGGCCGACGGGAAAATCGTGCTCTTTAAGGAGTATTGGGATTCCGAACTGGCCGCGCGCCAGAAAGCCGGCGAGTTGCCGCTCGATGAAGGTGGCATCACGCCCTGGCCTTCCTCGGTTTGGCTGCGACCCGACACCATCGACTGA
- a CDS encoding AraC family transcriptional regulator: MLRSVADYPMAGYHQGIHQPGKFHLMTFADSEREGHDRHVPHRHDFFELVWLRTGSGRVCCDLEGYSFHANSLLILSPGQVHAWRFTSETQGQIVGFSPEFLAVNSEHPGLLAKMPFLYPEHLDPILYLDTREGERIDGLFAQLNDLAQVPAPGRDDVVRGFLLVLLSYMRQLYAHREQLAPRPRHENELLVQRFRLALEEHLPRVVEVGEFAELLNVSRTHLNNGLRRFTGRSASELIHERMLLEAKRRLLHSSLTIAEIAYELQFQDPSYFGRFFRKYTGVTPGEYRGTAQHEALAS; the protein is encoded by the coding sequence ATGCTTAGATCCGTTGCGGATTACCCGATGGCAGGTTACCATCAGGGAATCCATCAACCCGGCAAGTTCCACCTCATGACTTTCGCGGACAGTGAACGCGAAGGGCATGACCGGCACGTCCCTCATCGGCATGATTTCTTCGAACTCGTCTGGCTCCGCACCGGCAGCGGACGAGTTTGTTGTGATCTCGAGGGGTATTCGTTCCACGCCAACTCGCTGCTGATTCTGTCTCCCGGACAGGTTCATGCCTGGCGATTCACCAGCGAAACTCAGGGTCAGATCGTCGGCTTCTCGCCGGAGTTTTTGGCCGTCAACAGCGAGCATCCCGGCCTGTTGGCCAAGATGCCGTTTCTCTATCCCGAGCACCTCGATCCGATCCTGTATCTGGATACACGCGAAGGAGAACGCATCGATGGTTTGTTCGCGCAACTCAACGATCTCGCCCAAGTTCCCGCGCCCGGTCGCGACGACGTGGTGCGCGGCTTCCTGCTCGTGCTGCTCAGTTACATGCGGCAACTCTACGCGCACCGGGAGCAGCTCGCTCCGCGTCCGCGACACGAGAACGAGTTGTTGGTGCAACGCTTCCGGCTCGCCTTGGAGGAGCACCTGCCCCGCGTGGTCGAGGTGGGTGAGTTTGCCGAGTTGCTCAATGTATCGCGCACGCACCTGAACAACGGACTGCGCCGTTTCACCGGCCGCTCCGCCAGCGAGTTGATTCATGAACGCATGCTACTCGAAGCGAAACGGCGCTTGCTGCACTCCTCGCTCACCATCGCTGAAATCGCCTACGAACTGCAGTTCCAGGACCCGTCCTACTTCGGGCGATTTTTTCGCAAATACACCGGGGTCACTCCGGGCGAATATCGCGGCACCGCGCAGCACGAGGCGTTGGCGAGCTAG
- a CDS encoding creatininase family protein, translating to MNSTPPFPSYRDRYLPAMSLAQIEALTDKAWAPVIIATGAIEQHGLHLPVAVDALMGQVWLERLLPLLDTTTSCYVAPPITIGKSNEHTGFPGTLFISKDTLRALLLTIARQLHTWGFRHIAILNTHGGNTDVILYTLHEIRAELGLGAAMLRSGIDLNLPLREQTLGMHANTAETAWLQAVAPQYVSMDDAVCEYPDPAASAGQLRPEAAPATFAWVTADVSRSGVMGDAPAGTADRGEVWLAAMAAGYARAIDHMAAQARTTPAGSA from the coding sequence ATGAATTCCACGCCGCCGTTTCCTTCCTACCGCGATCGTTATCTGCCCGCCATGAGTCTCGCTCAGATCGAGGCGCTGACCGACAAAGCGTGGGCGCCCGTGATCATCGCCACGGGGGCCATTGAACAGCACGGTCTGCATCTGCCCGTCGCGGTCGACGCACTCATGGGACAGGTCTGGCTCGAACGCCTGCTTCCGCTGCTCGACACCACCACGTCCTGCTACGTGGCGCCGCCCATCACAATCGGAAAGAGCAACGAGCACACCGGTTTTCCCGGCACGCTATTCATCTCCAAGGACACCTTGCGCGCCTTGCTCCTCACCATCGCACGGCAACTGCACACGTGGGGGTTTCGTCACATCGCCATTCTCAACACCCACGGAGGCAACACCGACGTGATTCTCTACACGCTGCATGAGATTCGAGCGGAATTGGGCCTCGGCGCCGCCATGCTGCGCAGCGGGATCGACTTGAACCTGCCACTTCGCGAACAAACTCTGGGCATGCATGCCAACACGGCCGAGACCGCCTGGCTTCAAGCGGTGGCGCCGCAATATGTCAGCATGGACGACGCCGTGTGCGAATATCCCGACCCGGCGGCGTCCGCCGGACAACTGCGGCCGGAAGCCGCGCCGGCCACATTTGCCTGGGTCACGGCGGACGTGTCTCGTTCGGGGGTCATGGGTGACGCGCCCGCCGGCACCGCCGATCGCGGCGAAGTCTGGCTCGCCGCCATGGCTGCCGGTTACGCGCGTGCCATTGACCACATGGCGGCGCAGGCCCGAACCACGCCCGCCGGATCGGCATGA
- a CDS encoding creatininase family protein, whose amino-acid sequence MTPPAAPSPPPLCTADDATFWAWHRWPEFSRWVDPADTLVIVPLAGMADWGLGHGLDAEETMLTHLLRTTLQQHPPAPGKLLVTPPLRFVFGPADSCAFSIDPPTFHRLLDEVVESIALSGFRRIVLINSSPWNEEITAAAARDLRISRGLQMFRISLSGLGLDFRPGAGGDHRPLQTLITAFSGRSAADPDALNWDEAAAAAPAILAPIIKRLAGLIAEIKAWPPLPDHGRIPPAIAP is encoded by the coding sequence ATGACTCCACCAGCCGCGCCATCCCCTCCGCCCCTCTGCACCGCTGACGATGCCACCTTCTGGGCGTGGCACCGTTGGCCGGAGTTTTCCCGTTGGGTCGATCCTGCAGATACCCTGGTGATCGTTCCTCTGGCCGGCATGGCCGACTGGGGCCTGGGACACGGTCTGGATGCCGAGGAAACCATGCTCACCCATCTGTTACGCACGACCCTCCAACAGCATCCCCCCGCGCCGGGTAAACTTCTCGTCACTCCGCCATTGCGCTTCGTATTCGGACCGGCCGACTCGTGTGCGTTTTCCATCGATCCGCCCACGTTTCATCGCCTGCTCGACGAGGTCGTTGAATCCATCGCGCTTTCAGGGTTTCGCCGTATTGTCCTCATCAACTCCAGTCCGTGGAACGAGGAAATCACGGCCGCCGCCGCCCGCGACCTGCGCATCAGTCGCGGTCTGCAAATGTTCCGTATCAGCCTCAGCGGACTGGGGCTCGATTTCCGCCCCGGGGCCGGTGGCGACCATCGCCCCTTGCAGACGCTGATCACCGCGTTCTCCGGTCGATCAGCCGCCGATCCCGACGCGCTGAATTGGGACGAAGCCGCGGCGGCCGCTCCCGCCATCCTCGCGCCCATCATCAAGCGACTTGCCGGCTTGATCGCCGAAATCAAAGCCTGGCCGCCTCTGCCGGACCACGGACGAATTCCGCCCGCCATCGCCCCATGA
- a CDS encoding beta strand repeat-containing protein, whose translation MSLASAVLVGQTVTIGSGGITNTSASDYVINDNVQLSAHQTWDAQAGDIVITGDINGNYKKLTVSGSEDTTLSGVLSNLTYSNGLSKTGTGTLFLEGSNTFGGTVSFQSGTVELSHNNALGSSTWGNTVQSGAALALSGGITVTEGSFNIAGNGTGSGSLVNVSGNNTFSSSLTLTGDAIFTSAQDTMTLNQTVSQGNYDLTLQGSGNWNVSSNVGANSGGTLYLSGDGNTSMSGNLNVSGGVVIDNHGTTDLSGNLNLGSSSLTIQGNSNATLTGGQVNASGGLVISDNASANISNTLNLGGADITLSSAGTIALSGSQINVGNIALTGAGETTFATQINANSFTQTGSGTTTFSGTGNNYFGSVSLEGGTIISNQDGVAFHTNDLTANNVDLQFASDNQIPAWTEVTLEDNVSLYLNGTSQTWDQLTITGNSVIDFGAGNGSLTIGSLVIDSSANLTILNWQNEDGTFDVFNAQIDASGSTPNITFSGGGGGVWDPVTGDIVPVGVVPEPESYGAVFMGLSLWGWLAVSRRSHRTRRADRS comes from the coding sequence ATGTCCTTGGCTTCCGCAGTCTTGGTGGGACAAACGGTGACAATTGGATCCGGCGGCATCACCAATACCAGCGCTTCAGACTACGTCATCAACGACAACGTCCAACTCTCCGCCCACCAGACATGGGACGCCCAAGCGGGTGACATCGTCATCACTGGTGATATCAACGGTAACTACAAGAAGCTGACCGTCTCTGGGTCCGAGGACACCACGCTTTCCGGTGTCCTATCGAACCTCACCTATTCCAACGGGCTCTCCAAAACGGGCACCGGCACGCTCTTTTTGGAAGGCAGCAATACCTTCGGTGGCACCGTCAGTTTCCAAAGTGGCACCGTCGAACTCTCCCACAACAACGCCCTCGGCAGTAGCACGTGGGGCAACACGGTGCAATCCGGCGCCGCCCTAGCGCTTTCCGGTGGCATCACCGTCACCGAGGGCAGTTTCAATATCGCGGGTAACGGCACGGGCTCCGGCAGTCTCGTAAACGTCAGCGGCAACAACACATTCAGCTCTTCCCTCACTTTGACGGGAGACGCCATCTTCACCAGCGCCCAGGACACCATGACGCTGAATCAGACCGTTTCCCAAGGTAACTATGACCTTACCTTGCAGGGCTCCGGCAACTGGAACGTCAGCAGCAACGTCGGCGCCAACAGTGGCGGCACCCTTTATCTCTCCGGAGATGGCAATACCTCCATGAGCGGCAACCTCAACGTGAGTGGCGGTGTCGTCATCGACAACCACGGCACCACCGATCTTTCCGGTAACTTAAACCTCGGTTCCAGCAGCCTGACCATTCAGGGCAACTCCAACGCCACCCTCACCGGCGGCCAAGTCAACGCGAGCGGAGGTCTCGTCATCTCCGACAACGCCAGTGCCAACATTTCGAATACGCTCAACCTCGGCGGTGCCGACATCACCCTCAGCTCCGCCGGCACCATCGCTCTCTCCGGTTCGCAAATCAATGTGGGTAACATCGCCCTCACCGGCGCGGGTGAAACGACCTTTGCCACGCAAATCAACGCGAACTCGTTCACTCAAACCGGCAGTGGCACCACGACGTTCAGCGGCACGGGCAACAATTACTTCGGCAGCGTTTCACTCGAGGGCGGCACGATCATTTCCAATCAAGACGGCGTGGCGTTTCACACCAACGACCTCACCGCCAACAACGTCGATCTGCAATTCGCGTCCGACAACCAAATCCCCGCGTGGACCGAGGTCACCCTGGAGGACAACGTCAGCCTCTACTTGAACGGCACCAGTCAAACGTGGGACCAGCTCACCATCACCGGAAACTCCGTCATCGATTTCGGCGCCGGCAATGGCTCATTGACCATCGGGTCGCTCGTCATCGACTCCAGTGCCAATCTCACGATTCTGAATTGGCAAAACGAGGACGGAACCTTCGACGTCTTCAATGCCCAGATAGATGCGTCGGGCTCCACCCCCAACATCACATTTTCGGGCGGCGGCGGCGGCGTATGGGATCCCGTCACGGGTGACATCGTGCCCGTGGGCGTCGTGCCAGAACCCGAGTCTTACGGCGCGGTGTTTATGGGTCTGTCGCTCTGGGGTTGGTTGGCGGTCTCCCGGCGCAGCCACCGCACCCGCCGGGCGGATCGATCTTAG
- a CDS encoding tetratricopeptide repeat protein gives MTRSTCRFLLVVFAMGATAVLRAAPEVTAPPGDLPAALALFAERRYAEAQPVFEAVLAANPHDTTALLHLGKLAAKRRERELAVDYLGRALAIAPDDPLLNFEYGAACSIHAGTMGTSFKALGAARRGRQAMERAVALEPSNLMFRQGLLEYYAEAPGIAGGSMRKAYEQADAISAIDLNQGAFARANLHRIEGDMMSALQTLAEVIDRSPENYFALYQFGRCSAASGIALERGLSSLQKCLELPAPDKGAPPAYVWWRIGQIQAQLGDKSAARLALLQAQKLLPDDAKLAAEVAELDAVDA, from the coding sequence GTGACGCGTTCGACCTGCCGATTTTTGTTAGTGGTATTTGCCATGGGGGCCACCGCCGTCCTGCGCGCCGCCCCCGAGGTGACCGCGCCCCCGGGAGATCTGCCCGCCGCGCTGGCCCTCTTCGCGGAGCGTCGCTACGCCGAGGCGCAGCCGGTTTTTGAAGCCGTTTTGGCGGCCAATCCCCACGATACCACCGCCCTGCTCCACCTGGGTAAACTCGCCGCCAAGCGCCGCGAGCGCGAACTCGCCGTCGATTATCTCGGTCGAGCTCTCGCCATCGCTCCCGACGACCCATTGCTTAACTTCGAATACGGGGCCGCGTGTTCGATCCACGCAGGAACCATGGGCACGTCCTTCAAGGCGCTCGGAGCCGCCCGACGCGGACGCCAGGCGATGGAGCGGGCCGTCGCGCTGGAACCCAGCAATCTGATGTTTCGACAAGGTCTGCTCGAATACTATGCCGAGGCTCCGGGCATCGCCGGCGGCAGCATGCGCAAAGCTTATGAGCAGGCCGATGCCATCTCCGCCATCGATCTCAATCAGGGAGCCTTTGCCCGCGCCAATTTGCATCGTATTGAAGGTGATATGATGTCGGCGCTGCAAACGCTCGCCGAGGTCATCGATCGCTCTCCCGAAAACTACTTTGCCCTCTACCAGTTCGGTCGATGCTCCGCAGCCTCCGGCATCGCTTTGGAACGCGGCCTGTCCTCCCTGCAAAAATGTCTGGAACTGCCGGCACCGGACAAAGGTGCTCCCCCTGCTTACGTATGGTGGCGCATTGGCCAGATCCAGGCGCAGCTCGGCGACAAGTCGGCGGCGCGACTTGCTCTATTGCAGGCGCAAAAACTTTTGCCCGACGACGCCAAACTCGCCGCCGAAGTCGCCGAGCTTGATGCCGTCGACGCGTAG
- a CDS encoding cupin domain-containing protein, whose protein sequence is MVKSGVWKWTELAVEKTATGARRAIFEGEGADVSNMMVHATTLNPGEAPHPPHTHTDLEELIIVKEGLLKVTIAGETKVVGPGSVAVALVGDEHGCSNAGDVPVTYYVLRYKSRWQQDSRGGREPRLTSRIIDEKDVAFAANPRGGWRGFFNGSTSTLRLFELHESTLMGGVQNHPVHTHNAEEMVIMLDGHVDLEMNGIRYEGKPGDVYFIAANDPHTLFTHGDKPSRYFAFQWQ, encoded by the coding sequence ATGGTTAAATCTGGAGTATGGAAATGGACGGAGTTGGCCGTCGAAAAAACCGCGACCGGCGCACGTCGGGCGATATTCGAGGGCGAAGGCGCGGATGTATCCAACATGATGGTTCATGCGACGACGCTGAATCCCGGTGAAGCGCCGCATCCGCCGCACACACACACTGATCTGGAAGAGCTGATCATTGTCAAAGAAGGGCTCCTCAAAGTGACCATCGCGGGTGAGACCAAGGTCGTCGGTCCGGGCAGTGTCGCCGTCGCCCTCGTCGGCGATGAGCATGGCTGCAGCAATGCGGGGGACGTGCCGGTGACCTACTACGTTTTGCGCTACAAGAGTCGTTGGCAGCAGGACTCCCGGGGCGGACGTGAACCGCGGCTCACTTCGCGCATCATCGACGAAAAAGACGTCGCCTTCGCCGCCAATCCCCGGGGCGGTTGGCGCGGGTTTTTCAATGGATCGACCTCCACGCTGCGTCTGTTTGAACTGCATGAATCCACCTTGATGGGCGGCGTGCAAAACCATCCGGTTCACACCCACAACGCCGAGGAAATGGTCATCATGCTCGACGGGCACGTGGATCTGGAAATGAACGGCATTCGCTACGAGGGTAAGCCCGGCGACGTATATTTCATCGCGGCCAACGACCCGCACACGCTCTTCACCCACGGTGACAAGCCGTCGCGATATTTTGCGTTCCAGTGGCAGTGA
- a CDS encoding Dabb family protein, whose protein sequence is MATDNPHFSRRAFIAASATATAAVAVGLNAQKPPPQSSMISDTTLVHHVFFWLKNPDSQEDLQALLAGIKGLGAVPQVKGVHVGVPASTEKREVVENSYHASEILLFDSLEDQATYQSHPLHQQFIDEHSHRWSKVVVFDTINAG, encoded by the coding sequence ATGGCCACTGATAACCCCCATTTTTCGCGACGTGCCTTCATCGCCGCTTCAGCCACGGCCACCGCCGCGGTGGCCGTCGGCTTGAATGCACAAAAACCTCCTCCTCAATCTTCCATGATCTCAGACACTACGCTCGTTCATCACGTTTTCTTTTGGCTCAAAAACCCCGACTCACAGGAGGATTTACAGGCGCTGCTCGCCGGCATCAAGGGGCTGGGGGCAGTGCCGCAAGTGAAGGGCGTTCATGTCGGGGTGCCGGCCTCGACCGAAAAACGCGAGGTGGTGGAAAACAGTTATCACGCCTCCGAGATACTGCTCTTCGATAGCTTGGAAGATCAGGCCACCTACCAATCTCATCCGCTGCACCAGCAGTTCATCGACGAACATTCGCACCGGTGGTCCAAGGTTGTGGTGTTTGATACGATCAACGCAGGTTGA
- a CDS encoding glycoside hydrolase family 5 protein: MAGLLFFSGGVGMAAETTFSDGRSALETETKLSLISVEGNRFVNEAGETVVLRGLALSDPGELLDRGQWNRGYFEQAASWNANVVRVMVQPDRWHRWGEERFLQFIDEAVQWSGELGMYVIIDWHTIGNVLTGVYHRPEYITSKDETFRFWNTIAQRYRNNPTVVAYELYNEPTNRGGAFGRLPWSDYKVFVEDLIYMIHHIDPTAIALVAGFNWGYDLRHVRDEPIEAPNVAYVTHPYPMKSADWEHDWEAIWGFVAERHPIVATEFGYMSAEERGSHNPVIGDEVYGEAIINFFEKRGISWTPWVFDTIWTPNLLLDWDFTPSNQGRFFKAKLQELNP; encoded by the coding sequence GTGGCCGGACTCTTGTTTTTTTCCGGCGGTGTCGGGATGGCGGCGGAGACGACATTCAGCGATGGCCGCAGCGCGCTGGAGACTGAGACCAAGCTTTCACTCATCTCCGTTGAGGGAAACCGGTTTGTGAACGAGGCCGGGGAGACGGTGGTGCTGCGGGGGCTGGCGTTGTCCGACCCGGGCGAGCTGCTCGACCGGGGGCAGTGGAATCGCGGCTACTTCGAGCAGGCCGCCAGCTGGAATGCCAATGTCGTGCGCGTGATGGTGCAGCCGGACCGGTGGCATCGCTGGGGCGAGGAACGTTTCCTCCAGTTCATCGATGAGGCCGTGCAGTGGTCGGGTGAACTCGGCATGTATGTCATCATCGATTGGCACACGATCGGCAATGTGCTGACCGGTGTGTATCACCGCCCGGAATACATCACGAGCAAGGACGAGACCTTTCGGTTCTGGAATACCATTGCCCAGCGCTACCGCAACAACCCGACCGTGGTGGCCTATGAACTTTATAACGAGCCGACCAACCGCGGCGGTGCGTTTGGGCGACTGCCATGGAGTGACTACAAAGTGTTCGTGGAGGACTTGATCTACATGATCCACCACATTGATCCGACGGCGATCGCGTTGGTGGCGGGCTTTAACTGGGGCTACGATTTGCGCCACGTGCGCGACGAACCGATCGAGGCGCCGAATGTCGCCTACGTGACGCACCCTTATCCGATGAAGAGTGCTGATTGGGAGCACGACTGGGAGGCGATTTGGGGGTTTGTCGCAGAGCGTCATCCCATCGTTGCCACCGAATTTGGCTATATGAGCGCCGAGGAACGCGGCTCGCACAACCCCGTCATCGGCGACGAGGTCTACGGCGAAGCGATCATCAATTTCTTCGAGAAACGCGGCATCTCTTGGACCCCGTGGGTGTTCGACACGATCTGGACCCCGAACCTGCTGCTGGATTGGGATTTCACCCCCAGTAATCAGGGACGTTTCTTCAAAGCGAAACTGCAGGAGTTGAATCCGTGA
- the lexA gene encoding transcriptional repressor LexA codes for MFSFIVRHQTQHARPPSLREICQEFGFASHNAARKHVQALARKGYVSQTGDGRTWAATNAKEVQGYFHNVPLFGTIPAGLPGDNPELADEAVRIDPEVFGLRSAKGLFALRVRGDSMTGAQIADGDVALLRAEPGLPGQIVAALIDGESTLKRMVREGRRLFLRAENPTYQDLIPAESLTVQGVLVGVIGCGQR; via the coding sequence GTGTTCTCCTTTATTGTGCGGCACCAAACCCAGCATGCTCGTCCGCCGTCGTTGCGGGAAATTTGTCAGGAATTCGGTTTTGCCAGTCACAATGCGGCGCGCAAACACGTGCAGGCGCTCGCTCGCAAAGGTTACGTTTCTCAAACCGGCGATGGTCGCACCTGGGCGGCGACCAACGCCAAGGAGGTGCAGGGCTACTTTCACAACGTGCCGCTGTTCGGGACGATACCCGCCGGTCTGCCGGGCGACAATCCGGAGCTGGCTGATGAAGCTGTCCGGATTGATCCAGAGGTGTTTGGCCTGAGGTCGGCCAAGGGATTGTTTGCGTTGCGGGTGCGCGGCGACTCGATGACCGGCGCGCAGATCGCTGATGGGGATGTGGCGCTCTTGCGAGCCGAGCCGGGTTTGCCCGGACAGATCGTGGCAGCATTGATCGATGGCGAGTCCACGCTCAAGCGAATGGTGCGAGAAGGTCGCCGACTTTTTTTACGTGCCGAGAATCCGACCTATCAGGATCTCATACCGGCCGAGAGCCTCACGGTGCAGGGAGTCCTCGTCGGTGTGATCGGTTGCGGGCAGCGGTAA